In Euphorbia lathyris chromosome 9, ddEupLath1.1, whole genome shotgun sequence, the following are encoded in one genomic region:
- the LOC136206212 gene encoding uncharacterized protein At4g19900, whose translation MLRSLRSRRRPCYGSQLCAVISALLLLLSVSLLYGRLSSSNQNHNHQPYLVRHDADSATILHQNPLLSDSEDSQTGDVTDKIDELDNFEEEKEMAGFRNDDDESAEGDIDNGQAQIMRKISSSGYYMDPLTGSIRRALNKRSIEEWDYDSNSFSLGLGIEDQSNVAFGSDDIPIDEDVRRKVIEVEGIEDALLLKVGKRVSPLRKGWGDWFDKKGDFLRRDRMFKSNLEVLNPLSNALLQDPDGVGVTGLTRGDKAVQKLLFNEFKRTPFVVKKPTRVLKMSGEDAIEENSHEARISDNGNGRRRESGVDSGIKITERRIFDENVGTGSHSERNSLTSGEKGNVLIEDEKSSAVQRDNSINKATESIIDTTGVELSQMAGVENRESEVQQRKSEEANYIYADGKRWGYFPGLHPHLSFSDFVDSFFRKGRCGMRVFMVWNSPPWMYTVRQQRGLESLLLHHKDACVVILSETIELDFFANSFVKDGYKVAVAMPNLDELLKDTPASVFADVWSHWRKTKLYSTHYSELVRLAALYKYGGIYLDSDIIVLNSLSSLNNTVALEGELTRSSLNGAVMAFTKNSLFIMECLKEFYMTYDDTRLRWNGADLLTRVARKFLAKKSKYWKQQELKLLPSYIFFPIGSQDITSYFTAPATESEKAYQDALFDKILKESLTFHFWSSLTSGLIPEPGSLVARLINSYCIRCFDVL comes from the exons ATGCTCCGCTCTCTCCGGTCCCGTCGCCGGCCCTGTTACGGATCACAATTGTGCGCTGTCATTTCCGCTCTACTTCTTCTCTTATCAGTATCTCTGCTTTATGGCCGCCTCTCTTCCTCTAATCAAAATCACAATCATCAACCCTATCTAGTTAGACATGATGCAGATTCAGCCACCATTCTCCACCAAAATCCCCTTCTCTCCGATTCCGAGGACAGCCAAACCGGCGACGTGACTGACAAGATCGACGAGCTCGACAACTtcgaagaagaaaaggaaatgGCGGGTTTCAGAAATGACGATGATGAGTCAGCAGAAGGAGACATAGACAATGGCCAAGCTCAAATTATgagaaaaatttcttcctccGGGTATTATATGGATCCTTTAACTGGATCCATTCGTAGAGCTCTGAATAAACGCTCAATTGAAGAGTGGGATTATGATTCCAATTCGTTTAGTTTAGGATTGGGCATAGAAGATCAAAGTAATGTAGCTTTTGGGAGCGACGATATTCCTATAGATGAGGATGTGAGGAGGAAAGTGATCGAGGTTGAGGGGATTGAAGATGCCTTATTGTTAAAGGTTGGAAAACGAGTTTCGCCATTGAGAAAAGGATGGGGGGACTGGTTTGATAAGAAAGGCGATTTCTTGAGGAGAGATAGAATGTTCAAGTCAAATTTAGAAGTGTTGAATCCTTTGAGTAATGCTCTTTTGCAGGATCCCGACGGGGTTGGTGTTACTGGGCTTACTAGAGGGGATAAGGCTGTGCAGAAACTGTTATTTAACGAGTTTAAGAGAACTCCATTTGTTGTTAAGAAGCCCACTAGGGTTTTGAAGATGAGTGGTGAGGATGCTATTGAAGAAAATAGTCATGAGGCCAGAATCAGTGACAATGGTAATGGCAGAAGAAGAGAGAGTGGGGTTGATTCTGGGATCAAGATAACGGAGAGGAGAATTTTTGATGAGAATGTGGGCACTGGATCTCATAGTGAGAGAAATAGTCTCACTTCTGGAGAGAAAGGAAATGTATTGATTGAGGATGAAAAGAGTAGTGCAGTTCAAAGGGACAATTCAATTAACAAAGCTACTGAGAGTATAATAGATACCACTGGGGTTGAACTAAGTCAAATGGCTGGTGTGGAAAACAGGGAGTCTGAAGTACAGCAGAGGAAGTCCGAGGAGGCGAATTACATATACGCAGATGGGAAAAGATGGGGTTATTTTCCTGGTTTGCATCCCCATTTATCGTTTTCAGATTTTGTGGATTCTTTTTTTAGGAAGGGGAGGTGTGGCATGAGGGTATTCATGGTATGGAATTCTCCACCTTGGATGTATACTGTTAGACAGCAGAGGGGGCTTGAGAGTCTGCTATTGCACCACAAAGATGCTTGTGTTGTGATACTATCTGAAACAATTGAGTTGGACTTTTTTGCCAACAGCTTTGTAAAAGATGG TTACAAAGTTGCTGTTGCCATGCCAAATCTTGATGAATTGCTTAAGGATACACCAGCATCTGTATTTGCTGATGTTTGGTCTCATTGGAGAAAGACAAAATTATATTCTACACACTATAGTGAGCTTGTGCGGCTAGCTGCTCTCTACAA ATATGGCGGTATCTACCTTGATTCCGACATCATCGTTCTTAATTCATTGTCTTCACTTAACAATACTGTTGCTTTGGAGGGTGAGCTCACCAGAAGTTCTTTGAATGGGGCTGTGATGGCATTTACAAAGAATAG TCTGTTCATAATGGAGTGCTTGAAGGAGTTCTACATGACATATGATGATACTCGTTTGAGATGGAATGGAGCTGACCTTTTGACAAGAGTTGCAAGAAAATTTCTGGCTAAAAAGAGTAAATATTGGAAACAGCAGGAGTTAAAATTACTACCCTCTTACATTTTCTTCCCAATTGGTTCACAGGATATTACAAG
- the LOC136205606 gene encoding uncharacterized protein produces the protein MSKSIVMELNKDFKLNGDNYKIWSTKVQYLLEEQEVFDSLSSIMAKPEEGTTSQYRKDLEAYMAWRKKNSTARIVLLSAMDDDITKQFNMYENAMDIWTALKHKFGSVSLTKLRALAFKFDTYKMSYDHTMKIHLREMSSMISELTEAGQKMTEEQKIQAVIRSLRESWDHMRMHLIQTESIRTFEDVARHLELEEDRLTSIKNNVEAHFIGKTSVENRSNKRKCFNEQAQEPKKPKQGQEGDKLSTYDHFDLSERSGMPGIQIFAKTRDRQTISLHVESSDTIGNLKAKIQAIGGIPPYKRLMFCSFELMDDEKTLAECCIQVWSTIHMW, from the coding sequence ATGTCAAAATCGATTGTTATGGAACTCAACAAAGACTTCAAGTTGAATGGGGATAACTACAAGATATGGAGCACGAAAGTCCAGTACTTACTTGAAGAGCAAGAGGTTTTTGATTCTTTGAGTTCCATTATGGCTAAACCCGAGGAAGGGACTACATCCCAATATAGAAAGGATCTAGAAGCCTATATGGCTTGGAGGAAGAAGAACTCCACTGCTCGCATCGTCCTGCTAAGTGCGATGGATGATGATATTACTAAACAATTCAACATGTATGAGAATGCAATGGATATATGGACCGCATTGAAGCACAAGTTTGGAAGTGTGTCTCTAACAAAACTCCGTGCCCTAGCTTTCAAATTCGATACTTATAAGATGTCTTACGATCATACCATGAAGATCCATTTAAGAGAAATGTCTAGCATGATCAGTGAGCTTACTGAAGCTGGTCAAAAAATGACTGAAGAGCAGAAAATCCAAGCTGTTATTCGTTCTTTACGAGAGAGTTGGGACCACATGAGGATGCACCTAATCCAAACCGAAAGTATAAGGACTTTCGAGGATGTTGCTCGCCATCTAGAGTTAGAAGAGGATCGCCTTACATCCATCAAGAATAATGTTGAGGCACATTTCATTGGAAAAACATCAGTTGAAAATAGATCCAACAAGCGTAAATGCTTCAATGAGCAGGCTCAAGAGCCTAAAAAGCCAAAGCAGGGGCAGGAAGGGGACAAACTGTCTACTTACGACCATTTTGATCTTAGTGAGAGAAGTGGTATGCCTGGTATACAGATTTTTGCTAAGACCCGTGATCGCCAGACCATCTCCTTGCATGTTGAGAGCAGTGACACTATTGGAAATCTGAAGGCCAAAATCCAGGCTATAGGGGGCATACCCCCATACAAGAGGCTGATGTTTTGTTCATTCGAGCTCATGGATGATGAAAAGACTTTAGCGGAGTGCTGCATTCAAGTATGGTCTACAATTCATATGTGGTAA
- the LOC136205598 gene encoding pentatricopeptide repeat-containing protein At2g35130 isoform X1 yields MLIVLCKVNHLIFIEPRRSCKTYLRCKANTSNGGTVEKYKPDALFIDKHGRWRSFKRKKLSRKRCGSLRGQGWKYGSGFVDGIFPVLSSTAQEILDFIQKEEVDSNTVWAALDSLPATHEIWDDLINVAVKLRMNKLWDQLLLICEWIQYRSCFKSDVMIFNLLIDSYGQKLQFKKAESLYFELLEARCVPTEDTYALLLKAYCISGLLDKAEAVFAEMRKYGLPPSAVVYNAYIDGLMKGGNYRRAVEIFHRMKRNCCPPSTDTYTLLINLHGKESRSYMALKLFNEMRSQKIKPNICTYTALMNAFAREGLCEKAEEIFELLQEDGYEPDVYAYNAIIEAYSRAGFPFGAAEIFSLMQHMGCEPDRASYNIMVDAYGRAGLQDDAQAVFEEMKRLGITPTMKSHMLLLSAYSKAGNVAKCEHIVNELHESGLEPDTFVLNSMLNLYGRLGQYEKMEEVLSTMEKGPYATDISTYNILINIYGRGGFFEKMEGLFQSLPSKNLKADVVTWTSRLGAYSRKKLYMRCLEIFEEMIDAGCHPDGRTAKVLLSACSSQDQIEQIR; encoded by the exons AT GTTGATTGTTTTATGCAAAGTGAATCATCTCATATTTATAGAGCCAAGAAGAAGCTGTAAAACTTACCTGAGATGCAAAGCAAACACCTCCAATGGCGGAACTGTTGAAAAGTACAAACCAGACGCTCTTTTTATCGACAAACATGGCAGATGGCGAAGCTTTAAACGCAAGAAGTTGTCCAGAAAACGAT gtggatctttaaGAGGACAAGGATGGAAATATGGATCTGGATTTGTTGATGGAATATTCCCAGTGCTGAGTTCTACTGCTCAGGAGATTCTAGACTTCATACAAAAAGAAGAAGTGGATTCTAATACAGTTTGGGCTGCTCTTGATTCACTTCCTGCCACTCATGAAATCTGGGATGATCTTATCAATGTTGCTGTTAAACTCAGAATGAATAAACTATGGGATCAACTTTTGTTG ATATGTGAATGGATACAGTATAGGAGCTGCTTCAAGTCAGATGTGATGATATTCAATTTACTTATAGATTCTTATGGGCAAAAATTACAGTTTAAGAAGGCTGAATCTTTGTACTTTGAACTTCTTGAAGCCAGATGTGTTCCTACTGAAGACACATATGCACTCCTTCTTAAAGCTTACTGCATCTCTGGACTGCTAGATAAAGCTGAAGCCGTCTTTGCCGAGATGCGAAAATACGGCCTTCCCCCAA GTGCAGTTGTCTACAATGCCTATATTGATGGGTTAATGAAGGGTGGAAACTATCGAAGAGCAGTCGAGATCTTTCATCGAATGAAACGAAATTGCTGCCCACCATCTACTGATACTTACACTTTATTGATCAACTTACATGGGAAG GAAAGTCGATCTTACATGGCCTTGAAGTTGTTTAATGAAATGAGAAGTCAAAAGATTAAGCCGAATATCTGCACGTACACCGCTCTTATGAATGCATTTGCTCGCGAAGGACTTTGTGAGAAGGCTGAGGAAATTTTCGAGCTGCTGCAAGAAGACGGCTACGAACCTGATGTTTATGCTTATAATGCAATCATAGAGGCATATAG CCGTGCAGGTTTTCCATTTGGAGCTGCTGAGATATTTTCATTGATGCAACATATGGGTTGTGAACCCGATCGAGCTTCGTATAACATAATGGTTGATGCCTATGGGCGAGCTGGTCTTCAAGATG ATGCACAAGCTGTATTCGAAGAGATGAAACGACTCGGAATTACCCCAACAATGAAATCGCATATGCTGCTTCTATCTGCCTACTCAAAAGCTGGAAATGTAGCTAAATGCGAACACATAGTGAACGAACTGCACGAATCAGGGCTTGAACCGGATACTTTTGTTCTCAACAGTATGTTGAACCTATATGGAAGATTAGGCCAATATGAAAAGATGGAGGAGGTCTTAAGTACAATGGAGAAGGGACCGTATGCAACCGATATCAGCACATACAACATCTTGATCAATATATACGGACGGGGAGGGTTTTTCGAGAAAATGGAAGGGCTATTTCAATCACTTCCGAGCAAGAACTTGAAAGCGGATGTAGTGACTTGGACTTCAAGGTTAGGAGCATACTCCAGGAAGAAATTGTATATGAGATGTTTGGAAATATTTGAAGAAATGATTGATGCTGGTTGTCATCCAGATGGAAGAACTGCAAAAGTGCTTTTATCAGCATGTTCAAGCCAAGATCAAATTGAGCAG atTCGATAA
- the LOC136205598 gene encoding pentatricopeptide repeat-containing protein At2g35130 isoform X2, whose amino-acid sequence MLIVLCKVNHLIFIEPRRSCKTYLRCKANTSNGGTVEKYKPDALFIDKHGRWRSFKRKKLSRKRCGSLRGQGWKYGSGFVDGIFPVLSSTAQEILDFIQKEEVDSNTVWAALDSLPATHEIWDDLINVAVKLRMNKLWDQLLLICEWIQYRSCFKSDVMIFNLLIDSYGQKLQFKKAESLYFELLEARCVPTEDTYALLLKAYCISGLLDKAEAVFAEMRKYGLPPSAVVYNAYIDGLMKGGNYRRAVEIFHRMKRNCCPPSTDTYTLLINLHGKESRSYMALKLFNEMRSQKIKPNICTYTALMNAFAREGLCEKAEEIFELLQEDGYEPDVYAYNAIIEAYSRAGFPFGAAEIFSLMQHMGCEPDRASYNIMVDAYGRAGLQDDAQAVFEEMKRLGITPTMKSHMLLLSAYSKAGNVAKCEHIVNELHESGLEPDTFVLNSMLNLYGRLGQYEKMEEVLSTMEKGPYATDISTYNILINIYGRGGFFEKMEGLFQSLPSKNLKADVVTWTSRLGAYSRKKLYMRCLEIFEEMIDAGCHPDGRTAKVLLSACSSQDQIEQVTNVIRTMHTKNFDDSFLPV is encoded by the exons AT GTTGATTGTTTTATGCAAAGTGAATCATCTCATATTTATAGAGCCAAGAAGAAGCTGTAAAACTTACCTGAGATGCAAAGCAAACACCTCCAATGGCGGAACTGTTGAAAAGTACAAACCAGACGCTCTTTTTATCGACAAACATGGCAGATGGCGAAGCTTTAAACGCAAGAAGTTGTCCAGAAAACGAT gtggatctttaaGAGGACAAGGATGGAAATATGGATCTGGATTTGTTGATGGAATATTCCCAGTGCTGAGTTCTACTGCTCAGGAGATTCTAGACTTCATACAAAAAGAAGAAGTGGATTCTAATACAGTTTGGGCTGCTCTTGATTCACTTCCTGCCACTCATGAAATCTGGGATGATCTTATCAATGTTGCTGTTAAACTCAGAATGAATAAACTATGGGATCAACTTTTGTTG ATATGTGAATGGATACAGTATAGGAGCTGCTTCAAGTCAGATGTGATGATATTCAATTTACTTATAGATTCTTATGGGCAAAAATTACAGTTTAAGAAGGCTGAATCTTTGTACTTTGAACTTCTTGAAGCCAGATGTGTTCCTACTGAAGACACATATGCACTCCTTCTTAAAGCTTACTGCATCTCTGGACTGCTAGATAAAGCTGAAGCCGTCTTTGCCGAGATGCGAAAATACGGCCTTCCCCCAA GTGCAGTTGTCTACAATGCCTATATTGATGGGTTAATGAAGGGTGGAAACTATCGAAGAGCAGTCGAGATCTTTCATCGAATGAAACGAAATTGCTGCCCACCATCTACTGATACTTACACTTTATTGATCAACTTACATGGGAAG GAAAGTCGATCTTACATGGCCTTGAAGTTGTTTAATGAAATGAGAAGTCAAAAGATTAAGCCGAATATCTGCACGTACACCGCTCTTATGAATGCATTTGCTCGCGAAGGACTTTGTGAGAAGGCTGAGGAAATTTTCGAGCTGCTGCAAGAAGACGGCTACGAACCTGATGTTTATGCTTATAATGCAATCATAGAGGCATATAG CCGTGCAGGTTTTCCATTTGGAGCTGCTGAGATATTTTCATTGATGCAACATATGGGTTGTGAACCCGATCGAGCTTCGTATAACATAATGGTTGATGCCTATGGGCGAGCTGGTCTTCAAGATG ATGCACAAGCTGTATTCGAAGAGATGAAACGACTCGGAATTACCCCAACAATGAAATCGCATATGCTGCTTCTATCTGCCTACTCAAAAGCTGGAAATGTAGCTAAATGCGAACACATAGTGAACGAACTGCACGAATCAGGGCTTGAACCGGATACTTTTGTTCTCAACAGTATGTTGAACCTATATGGAAGATTAGGCCAATATGAAAAGATGGAGGAGGTCTTAAGTACAATGGAGAAGGGACCGTATGCAACCGATATCAGCACATACAACATCTTGATCAATATATACGGACGGGGAGGGTTTTTCGAGAAAATGGAAGGGCTATTTCAATCACTTCCGAGCAAGAACTTGAAAGCGGATGTAGTGACTTGGACTTCAAGGTTAGGAGCATACTCCAGGAAGAAATTGTATATGAGATGTTTGGAAATATTTGAAGAAATGATTGATGCTGGTTGTCATCCAGATGGAAGAACTGCAAAAGTGCTTTTATCAGCATGTTCAAGCCAAGATCAAATTGAGCAGGTTACTAATGTTATTAGAACTATGCATACTAAGAATTTTGATGATTCTTTTCTGCCTGTTTGA